One window of the Rosa rugosa chromosome 3, drRosRugo1.1, whole genome shotgun sequence genome contains the following:
- the LOC133737297 gene encoding heat shock cognate 70 kDa protein-like, translated as MNPINTIFDAKRLIGRKFSDASVKSDMKLWPFKVRRGPGDKPIIMVNYKNEEKRFVPEEISSMVLVKMREIAEAYLGTTIKNVVVTVPAYFSDSQRQATKDAGVIAGMNVMRIINEPTAAAIAYGLDKKDSTLGGKNVLVIDLGGGTFDVSLVKIEEGIFEVKSTAGDTHLGGEDFDNRMVNYLVQEFERKHQTDICNNPKALRRLRTSCERAKRLLSSTAQTTIEIDSLCDGIDFVSKITRAKFEELNLDLFTKCLECVEKCLTDAQMDKSIVDDVVLVGGSTRIPKVQEVIQDFFNGKELCKSINPDEAIAYGAAIQATILNGSIEKVQDLLLLDVTPLSLGYERDAGDMVIVIPRNTTIPTKKVKIGTTVCNHQKEVLTKVYEGERIIAQENKLLGQFVLSGLQLAARGVPEILVCFEIDANGILIVSARDKKTRQQKMMTITRDNYRLSKWEIEKMVKEAEKYKLEDEEFKNKVEAKMALENYANDMRNTVSHLPKLELVDKKKIGNAIKQAKRWLNENQLAKFDEYRDQTKRLENICNPIIAKARGDGSG; from the exons ATGAACCCCATCAACACTATTTTTG ATGCAAAGCGATTGATCGGCAGGAAATTCAGTGATGCTTCAGTTAAGAGTGACATGAAGCTATGGCCTTTCAAGGTACGTCGTGGTCCTGGGGATAAGCCAATAATTATGGTCAATTACAAGAATGAAGAAAAGCGATTTGTTCCTGAGGAGATATCTTCAATGGTTCTTGTTAAGATGCGTGAAATAGCAGAGGCCTACCTCGGAACAACTATAAAGAATGTTGTTGTTACTGTTCCAGCCTACTTTAGTGACTCTCAACGCCAAGCCACAAAGGATGCTGGTGTTATTGCCGGGATGAATGTTATGCGTATCATCAATGAGCCTACAGCCGCTGCAATTGCATATGGCTTGGACAAAAAGGACAGCACTCTTGGTGGGAAGAATGTTCTTGTTATCGATCTAGGTGGTGGTACTTTCGATGTGTCCCTTGTCAAAATTGAAGAGGGAATTTTTGAGGTGAAATCTACTGCTGGAGATACCCACCTTGGGGGAGAAGATTTCGACAATAGAATGGTGAACTATCTTGTACAAGAGTTTGAGAGGAAGCACCAAACTGATATTTGCAATAACCCCAAAGCATTGAGAAGGTTGAGAACATCTTGTGAGAGAGCAAAGAGACTTCTTTCTTCAACTGCTCAAACCACCATCGAGATCGATTCTTTATGTGATGGTATTGACTTTGTTTCTAAAATAACCAGAGCAAAATTTGAGGAGCTCAACCTGGATCTTTTTACAAAGTGTTTGGAGTGTGTCGAAAAGTGTTTGACGGATGCTCAAATGGATAAAAGCATTGTTGATGATGTTGTTCTTGTTGGTGGATCTACTAGAATTCCAAAGGTACAAGAAGTAATACAGGACTTCTTTAACGGTAAGGAGCTTTGTAAGAGCATCAATCCTGATGAAGCAATTGCATATGGCGCGGCCATACAAGCTACAATTTTGAACGGTTCCATTGAGAAGGTTCAAGACTTGCTCTTATTGGATGTCACTCCGCTTTCCCTTGGTTATGAGCGTGATGCAGGAGATATGGTTATTGTCATCCCAAGAAACACTACCATTCCGACCAAAAAAGTAAAGATCGGCACAACCGTCTGTAATCATCAGAAAGAAGTATTGACTAAGGTATATGAGGGTGAAAGAATAATAGCTCAAGAAAACAAATTGTTGGGTCAATTTGTGCTCTCAGGCCTCCAACTAGCTGCAAGGGGTGTGCCTGAAATCCTTGTTTGCTTTGAGATTGATGCCAACGGAATTTTGATTGTCTCTGCCAGGGACAAAAAAACAAGGCAGCAGAAAATGATGACAATCACAAGAGACAATTACAGGTTATCCAAGTGGGAAATTGAGAAGATGGTCAAGGAGGCAGAGAAGTACAAGTTAGAGGATGAGGAATTCAAAAATAAAGTGGAGGCTAAAATGGCATTGGAAAACTATGCAAATGACATGAGGAACACAGTTTCTCATCTCCCAAAGCTCGAGCTCGTGGACAAGAAGAAAATTGGGAATGCGATTAAACAGGCAAAACGGTGGCTCAATGAAAACCAGCTTGCTAAATTTGACGAATA